The Exiguobacterium acetylicum genome includes a window with the following:
- a CDS encoding GntR family transcriptional regulator: MGKKTTQLAYVQAYEYIRDRILNGELERGTKLVEERLAEEIGISRTPVRDSIRKLEQEGLIKQKRVVNPSDMDLRDIFQVRMLLEGFAASHCAMYMREADLEKLKRCVEIGRTGELEEVMAANKEFHDIIVAATNNPVMIDIIDRMQSIIYLFRKTVVHHKRPLLIEEHDEIYQAILQHQPEEAERLMKAHLQLDLEFCLNWMKG, encoded by the coding sequence ACAATTAGCGTATGTTCAAGCTTACGAATATATCCGAGATCGAATCTTAAACGGAGAACTAGAACGTGGAACGAAGTTGGTCGAAGAACGTTTAGCAGAAGAAATCGGAATCAGTCGCACACCAGTCAGAGACTCGATTCGAAAACTGGAGCAAGAAGGATTGATTAAACAAAAGCGCGTTGTTAATCCGAGCGACATGGATTTACGGGATATCTTTCAGGTCCGGATGTTGCTTGAAGGTTTCGCAGCTAGTCATTGTGCAATGTACATGCGAGAAGCAGATTTAGAGAAATTAAAACGATGCGTCGAAATCGGAAGAACGGGCGAACTCGAGGAAGTGATGGCAGCGAACAAGGAATTTCATGATATCATTGTCGCCGCAACGAATAATCCGGTCATGATCGACATCATTGACCGGATGCAGTCCATCATCTACTTGTTCCGTAAGACAGTCGTCCATCATAAACGACCGCTCTTGATTGAAGAGCATGATGAGATCTATCAAGCGATTCTACAACATCAACCGGAAGAAGCTGAACGACTAATGAAGGCGCACCTTCAATTAGATTTAGAATTTTGTTTGAACTGGATGAAAGGGTGA
- a CDS encoding DMT family transporter — protein sequence MRGVLFAIAGGFFLTLQSVANARISQTIGTWQAATITQMTGFIVAILLAIVLRDRSFSAMRRVKPLYLAGGAFAAIILFSNMTAVHRMGVTLTISLFLLAQLALALWIDGRGWFGVMKRRLRGPQIIGIVMMIAGIFILKS from the coding sequence ATGCGTGGTGTCTTATTTGCGATTGCCGGCGGATTTTTCTTGACGCTCCAAAGTGTCGCCAATGCCCGGATCAGTCAAACGATCGGGACGTGGCAAGCGGCGACGATCACCCAGATGACCGGATTCATCGTTGCGATTCTCTTAGCGATCGTGTTACGGGACCGCAGTTTTTCAGCGATGCGACGTGTCAAACCGCTTTATCTAGCAGGCGGTGCCTTTGCGGCGATCATTTTATTCAGCAATATGACGGCGGTCCACCGGATGGGTGTGACCTTGACGATTTCGCTCTTTTTACTGGCACAATTGGCGCTTGCGTTATGGATTGACGGTAGAGGCTGGTTTGGTGTCATGAAGCGACGACTGCGTGGACCACAAATCATCGGAATCGTGATGATGATCGCGGGGATCTTCATCTTAAAAAGCTAA